A window of the Streptomyces sp. NBC_00454 genome harbors these coding sequences:
- a CDS encoding SDR family NAD(P)-dependent oxidoreductase, with protein MSAGPPRAAAGTPEGPETPEGPDTSPVPDTSPVPDYAAGRRLDGRGLVLLGAGNGIGRQTAHALAAGGARVLCVDVDPERARAVAAETGGIPYTADVTRRESVRELFAKAPELLGGRPVGGVVDIVGMARYAALPELDDAGWEWQFDLVLRHAWLTVQYGGEALAAAGGGPLVFVSSVSGLTGAPLHAAYGAAKAGLMSLVRSAAVELGPRGVRINAVAPGVVWTPRVAALLGAEGRRLNAENAPLGRVAETADIAAALYFLASPQSSYITGQTLVVDGGVGVKFPYPTIGGER; from the coding sequence GTGAGCGCCGGACCGCCGCGGGCGGCCGCTGGAACCCCCGAAGGCCCCGAAACCCCCGAAGGCCCCGACACCTCCCCCGTCCCCGACACTTCCCCCGTTCCCGACTACGCGGCGGGCCGCCGCCTCGACGGCCGCGGGCTGGTCCTGCTCGGCGCGGGCAACGGCATCGGCCGCCAGACGGCGCACGCCCTGGCCGCCGGCGGGGCCCGGGTGCTGTGCGTGGACGTGGACCCGGAGCGGGCCCGGGCCGTGGCCGCCGAGACCGGAGGGATCCCGTACACCGCCGACGTCACCCGGCGCGAGAGCGTACGGGAGCTCTTCGCGAAGGCACCGGAGCTGCTCGGCGGCCGCCCGGTCGGCGGGGTGGTCGACATCGTCGGCATGGCCCGGTACGCCGCGCTGCCCGAGCTGGACGACGCCGGCTGGGAGTGGCAGTTCGACCTGGTGCTGCGGCACGCCTGGCTGACCGTCCAGTACGGCGGCGAAGCCCTCGCGGCGGCCGGCGGCGGCCCGCTGGTCTTCGTCTCCTCCGTCTCCGGGCTCACCGGCGCCCCGCTGCACGCCGCGTACGGGGCCGCGAAGGCCGGGCTGATGTCACTGGTGCGCTCCGCGGCGGTCGAACTGGGACCGCGCGGGGTACGGATCAACGCGGTGGCACCGGGGGTGGTCTGGACACCGCGGGTCGCGGCCCTGCTGGGCGCGGAGGGGCGGCGGCTCAACGCGGAGAACGCCCCGCTGGGACGGGTCGCCGAGACCGCGGACATCGCGGCCGCGCTGTACTTCCTGGCCTCGCCGCAGTCCTCGTACATCACGGGACAGACCCTGGTGGTCGACGGCGGCGTCGGCGTGAAGTTCCCGTACCCGACGATCGGAGGCGAGCGATGA